The Chrysemys picta bellii isolate R12L10 chromosome 5, ASM1138683v2, whole genome shotgun sequence genome includes a window with the following:
- the LOC101948797 gene encoding all-trans-retinol dehydrogenase [NAD(+)] ADH4: MSTVGKVIKCKAAIAWEAGNPFSIEEVEVAPPKEQEIRVKIVATGVCRSDAHAVSPSFKEGLFPVILGHEGAGIVESTGPGVTKFKPGDKVIPLYVPQCGQCKFCLSPKTNLCEKISKIKTPISDQDLMPDGTSRFTCKGKQIYHFMGTSTFSEYTVVAETSLVKIDAAAPLDKVCLIGCGFSTGYGASLNTAKVEPGSTCAVFGLGGVGLSAVMGCKAAGASRILAIDINKDKFSLAKELGATDCLNPQDFKKPIQEVITEISNGGVDFAIECIGNVAVMKAALECTTVGWGTCTIVGVALGGQSIPVFPMQLIMGKKINATFFGGWKSVDSIPKLVSDYMAKKFSLDALVTYTLPFDKINDAFDLMYEGKSNRTVLVF; the protein is encoded by the exons GTTATTAAATGCAAGGCAGCCATTGCCTGGGAAGCAGGCAACCCCTTTTCTATTGAGGAGGTTGAAGTCGCCCCACCCAAAGAACAGGAAATTCGAGTTAAG ATTGTTGCCACGGGGGTGTGCCGTAGTGATGCTCATGCTGTAAGCCCCAGTTTTAAAGAGggtctttttccagtcatcctggGCCATGAAGGAGCAGGAATTGTGGAGAGCACTGGACCAGGAGTGACTAAATTTAAACCAG GTGACAAGGTTATCCCACTCTACGTCCCTCAGTGTGGCCAATGCAAGTTCTGCTTGAGTCCAAAGACCAACCTTTGTGAAAAGATCAG CAAAATTAAAACACCTATTTCTGATCAAGACCTGATGCCCGATGGTACCAGCAGGTTCACCTGCAAAGGGAAGCAGATTTACCACTTCATGGGGACTAGCACCTTCTCTGAATACACTGTTGTAGCGGAAACCTCTCTTGTCAAAATtgatgctgctgctcccctggaTAAAGTCTGTCTGATCGGCTGTGGATTTTCCACAGGTTATGGGGCTTCCCTCAATACTGCCAAG GTGGAACCTGGGTCTACTTGTGCTGTCTTTGGCTTGGGAGGAGTCGGCCTGTCAGCTGTCATGGGCTGTAAAGCTGCTGGAGCTTCTCGGATCTTGGCAATTGACATCAACAAAGATAAATTTTCATTGGCAAAAGAGTTAGGAGCCACCGACTGCCTCAATCCTCAGGATTTCAAGAAGCCCATTCAGGAGGTTATAACTGAAATCAGCAACGGTGGTGTCGATTTTGCAATTGAATGCATCGGTAATGTTGCTGTCATG AAAGCTGCCCTGGAGTGCACCACGGTGGGCTGGGGAACTTGTACGATTGTTGGAGTGGCTTTGGGTGGACAATCAATCCCGGTTTTTCCAATGCAGCTGATAatgggaaagaaaataaatgccACTTTCTTTGGAG GTTGGAAGAGTGTAGATTCTATACCAAAGCTGGTGTCTGATTATATGGCAAAGAAATTCAGTTTGGATGCCTTGGTGACATACACTCTGCCATTCGACAAAATCAATGATGCTTTTGATCTTATGTATGAGGGGAAGAG CAACAGAACCGTCTTGGTTTTCTAA